TGGTTTGGAAATTCACGAAGGACCAAATGTTTCCTTTAGAGCAGATAAACAATTTGTTCCAGGAAATGTGATTACTGATGAACCAGGTATTTATTTAGCAGGTCTTGGTGGTGTCAGAATCGAGGATGACTTATTGATTACCAAAGAAGGAAATCGTGTCTTGACCCATTCACCTAAAGAATTAATCATTTTATAAAATAGTTAACTGGATAAATATTTATGACAATGATGAAGAAAAAATAGTAGATACCAGAAATTAACTACTTTCGACTTATTTTAACCTAGTTTTTTTGGTAGCGAAACGAGCAGATTAATGATAAACTAAGAGTGATTGTAAACATAGATAGCTGAACAAAAGCTTGAAAAATAAAAGAGGCTTTTCAATATATAACTATCTAATGATTGGTAGGCTAGCTCCTCAAAATAAAATGGGAATGTTCATTTTAATTATTTCCTATTTTTTCTGCCGAGAGAGCCCGCTTTGCTTTTATTATAAGGAGGATTCAAATGACTGACGAAAAAAATCTAGTAATCAATACAAAAGATTCTTTAGGCGAGATTGTTATTGCGCCAGAGGTAATTGAAGTCATTATTGGTATTGCAGCATCTAAAGTAGATGGTGTATACGGTATGCGTGGAACATTTGCTAATAATGTAACAGAGTTTTTAGGCCGTGCTGCTCATGGTAAAGGCATCTTTTTAAGAGCAGAAGAAGATGGATTGAAAGTGGACATCTACTGCTACTTGAATTATGGGATATCCGTACCTAAAGTAGCTTTGGAAATGCAAGATCGTGTGAAACAACAAGTGTTGTTCATGACAGACATCGATTTAGTAGAAGTGAATGTTCATGTAGTGGCAGTCGTTCCTGAAAAATTACCTGAACCAGATTTCGATGAATTATTCCCGGAAGAAGAGGGAGAACATGAGTAAGCCAAGTTTCACTCGTCATGAGATTCGTGAAAAGGCGCTTCAGGCGCTGTTTCCTTTAGATTTTAATGTTGATTTAACAAAGCGAGATGCAATTTCTTATGCATTAGAGCTAGATAACCAAGAAATCATTAGTGAAGATGGGGAAGAATTTGTGCCTACTTACTTAGATTTATTGGTAGGTGGCGTTTGTGATCGAAAAGCAGAGCTAGATGAAGTAATTAAAAAACACTTAGGGACTAATTGGTCGATTACACGTATTGCTAA
The DNA window shown above is from Enterococcus sp. 4G2_DIV0659 and carries:
- a CDS encoding Asp23/Gls24 family envelope stress response protein; translation: MTDEKNLVINTKDSLGEIVIAPEVIEVIIGIAASKVDGVYGMRGTFANNVTEFLGRAAHGKGIFLRAEEDGLKVDIYCYLNYGISVPKVALEMQDRVKQQVLFMTDIDLVEVNVHVVAVVPEKLPEPDFDELFPEEEGEHE
- the nusB gene encoding transcription antitermination factor NusB; this translates as MSKPSFTRHEIREKALQALFPLDFNVDLTKRDAISYALELDNQEIISEDGEEFVPTYLDLLVGGVCDRKAELDEVIKKHLGTNWSITRIAKMDLIILRIAIFEMLYVGDVPNTVALDEAIELAKKYSDDRSRKFVNGVLANVMKEIDSK